From Primulina tabacum isolate GXHZ01 chromosome 2, ASM2559414v2, whole genome shotgun sequence, one genomic window encodes:
- the LOC142537048 gene encoding zinc finger protein CONSTANS-LIKE 2-like isoform X1 gives MLKFEKHGDEGLNTWARACDTCHSAACTVYCCADMAYLCSSCDARIHAANLLASRHERVLVCEACERAPAAFLCKADAASLCTSCDSDIHSANPLARRHHRVPILPIRGLLYGPSFPRPGGFVTAAAADDLLTREGDDADEEDEDEAASWLLLNPSKNRENQSNESGGLFGEEVDECFDIDDYNPRLDNQFNDQYNSLQQNYNSTVSQRNYGGDSVVPIQNCKEKDVFFHMGFECKASNLGYRSYPPSKSHIVSLSPVDVGVVPEATSSDISSVSHTRPPKGTIDLFSGSSIQAPTLQLTPMDREARVLRYREKKKARKFEKTIRYASRKAYAEIRPRIKGRFAKRKDVEVEVDQMFSTSIMAETGYGIVPSY, from the exons ATGCTGAAATTCGAGAAACATGGCGACGAGGGCCTTAACACCTGGGCCAGAGCCTGCGACACGTGCCACTCCGCAGCATGCACTGTGTACTGCTGCGCAGACATGGCGTACCTCTGCAGCAGCTGTGATGCCCGTATCCACGCGGCCAATCTGCTGGCTTCCCGCCACGAGCGTGTTTTGGTTTGCGAGGCATGTGAGCGTGCTCCGGCTGCCTTCTTGTGTAAGGCTGATGCTGCATCTCTCTGCACTTCTTGCGACTCTGATATACACTCCGCAAACCCTCTCGCTCGCCGCCACCACCGAGTTCCGATTCTGCCGATTCGGGGCTTACTCTACGGCCCCTCATTTCCTAGACCTGGCGGGTTCGTAACAG CTGCAGCAGCAGATGATTTATTGACTCGGGAAGGAGATGACGcagatgaagaagatgaagacgAAGCAGCATCATGGCTACTGCTCAATCCTTCAAAGAATAGAGAAAATCAAAGCAATGAAAGTGGGGGTTTATTCGGTGAAGAAGTGGATGAGTGTTTTGATATTGATGATTATAATCCACGTCTAGACAACCAGTTCAACGATCAGTACAATAGTCTGCAGCAGAATTACAACAGCACTGTTTCTCAAAGGAACTATGGAGGAGACAGTGTTGTCCCGATCCAGAATTGTAAAGAAAAGGACGTTTTTTTCCATATGGGATTTGAGTGCAAGGCTTCTAACTTGGGGTACAGAAGTTATCCTCCTTCGAAATCTCATATA GTTTCCCTTTCGCCGGTGGACGTTGGTGTGGTTCCAGAAGCAACATCGTCCGATATCTCCTCAGTCTCCCACACAAGACCTCCAAAAGGGACAATCGATCTTTTCTCAGGTTCATCAATTCAGGCACCAACTCTGCAGTTAACTCCAATGGACAGAGAAGCAAGAGTCTTGAGGTATCGAGAGAAGAAAAAGGCTAGAAAATTCGAGAAGACGATTCGATATGCATCAAGAAAAGCATATGCAGAAATTAGACCAAGAATCAAGGGTCGATTTGCTAAAAGAAAAGATGTTGAAGTGGAAGTGGATCAGATGTTTTCTACTTCCATAATGGCAGAAACTGGATATGGGATTGTTCCATCATACTGA
- the LOC142537048 gene encoding zinc finger protein CONSTANS-LIKE 2-like isoform X2 encodes MLKFEKHGDEGLNTWARACDTCHSAACTVYCCADMAYLCSSCDARIHAANLLASRHERVLVCEACERAPAAFLCKADAASLCTSCDSDIHSANPLARRHHRVPILPIRGLLYGPSFPRPGGFVTAADDLLTREGDDADEEDEDEAASWLLLNPSKNRENQSNESGGLFGEEVDECFDIDDYNPRLDNQFNDQYNSLQQNYNSTVSQRNYGGDSVVPIQNCKEKDVFFHMGFECKASNLGYRSYPPSKSHIVSLSPVDVGVVPEATSSDISSVSHTRPPKGTIDLFSGSSIQAPTLQLTPMDREARVLRYREKKKARKFEKTIRYASRKAYAEIRPRIKGRFAKRKDVEVEVDQMFSTSIMAETGYGIVPSY; translated from the exons ATGCTGAAATTCGAGAAACATGGCGACGAGGGCCTTAACACCTGGGCCAGAGCCTGCGACACGTGCCACTCCGCAGCATGCACTGTGTACTGCTGCGCAGACATGGCGTACCTCTGCAGCAGCTGTGATGCCCGTATCCACGCGGCCAATCTGCTGGCTTCCCGCCACGAGCGTGTTTTGGTTTGCGAGGCATGTGAGCGTGCTCCGGCTGCCTTCTTGTGTAAGGCTGATGCTGCATCTCTCTGCACTTCTTGCGACTCTGATATACACTCCGCAAACCCTCTCGCTCGCCGCCACCACCGAGTTCCGATTCTGCCGATTCGGGGCTTACTCTACGGCCCCTCATTTCCTAGACCTGGCGGGTTCGTAACAG CAGCAGATGATTTATTGACTCGGGAAGGAGATGACGcagatgaagaagatgaagacgAAGCAGCATCATGGCTACTGCTCAATCCTTCAAAGAATAGAGAAAATCAAAGCAATGAAAGTGGGGGTTTATTCGGTGAAGAAGTGGATGAGTGTTTTGATATTGATGATTATAATCCACGTCTAGACAACCAGTTCAACGATCAGTACAATAGTCTGCAGCAGAATTACAACAGCACTGTTTCTCAAAGGAACTATGGAGGAGACAGTGTTGTCCCGATCCAGAATTGTAAAGAAAAGGACGTTTTTTTCCATATGGGATTTGAGTGCAAGGCTTCTAACTTGGGGTACAGAAGTTATCCTCCTTCGAAATCTCATATA GTTTCCCTTTCGCCGGTGGACGTTGGTGTGGTTCCAGAAGCAACATCGTCCGATATCTCCTCAGTCTCCCACACAAGACCTCCAAAAGGGACAATCGATCTTTTCTCAGGTTCATCAATTCAGGCACCAACTCTGCAGTTAACTCCAATGGACAGAGAAGCAAGAGTCTTGAGGTATCGAGAGAAGAAAAAGGCTAGAAAATTCGAGAAGACGATTCGATATGCATCAAGAAAAGCATATGCAGAAATTAGACCAAGAATCAAGGGTCGATTTGCTAAAAGAAAAGATGTTGAAGTGGAAGTGGATCAGATGTTTTCTACTTCCATAATGGCAGAAACTGGATATGGGATTGTTCCATCATACTGA